A single genomic interval of Streptomyces graminofaciens harbors:
- a CDS encoding polymorphic toxin type 17 domain-containing protein, with the protein MRAAGPGEEFGLPNQGRIRYVPPKGYNPANPLPRGRNGGYVDRFGNEWTVGPSRTEGHPFEWDVQLSRQGREKIGWLSRDNRHVNVDPFGEVTHR; encoded by the coding sequence ATGCGTGCAGCCGGTCCGGGGGAGGAATTCGGTCTGCCGAACCAAGGTCGCATTCGATATGTACCTCCGAAGGGCTATAATCCCGCGAACCCCTTGCCGCGAGGTCGTAACGGTGGATATGTTGACCGATTCGGTAACGAGTGGACAGTGGGTCCATCGCGTACCGAGGGGCATCCTTTCGAGTGGGATGTTCAGTTGTCGCGTCAAGGACGGGAGAAGATCGGTTGGCTCTCTCGCGATAATCGCCACGTCAATGTAGACCCATTTGGGGAGGTGACTCATAGATGA
- a CDS encoding helix-turn-helix domain-containing protein: protein MTSRPPAVLHAGTGPALELLTVPQVMARLQLGRSAVYDLLRSGQLASITLGRARRIPTHALTDFIRTRLEQEAA from the coding sequence ATGACCTCGCGCCCACCCGCAGTCCTCCACGCCGGGACGGGCCCGGCCCTGGAGTTGCTGACGGTCCCCCAGGTCATGGCTCGTCTCCAGCTCGGCCGCTCCGCCGTCTACGACCTGCTCCGTTCCGGCCAGCTCGCCTCGATCACCCTCGGCCGCGCCCGCCGCATCCCCACCCACGCCCTCACCGACTTCATCCGCACCCGCCTCGAACAGGAAGCCGCCTGA
- a CDS encoding winged helix-turn-helix domain-containing protein, producing the protein MTLPLDEDPRPPYLQAAEALRDAILNGEFHPGERLPSANVLGERFGVSSSTVQNALRVLKQEGLVHSQLGRGSFVSMSANGSAEPTDSEHDEAETGEPDWPVDAIRNEDGRPPYVQVADALHREIVEGVYPPGSQLPPAREIQERFQVANSTAQNAYRRLKQAGLVYAVKGRGVFVRQEPEPGKHRSPITNYLLREEIDREARSAATEFADLSDEELLEREAELDQRWVTVREEHQRLFNERRKVKREKSRRGLFLPPLHGDDAEPDMSPSEKLETALAESKKRRQQRP; encoded by the coding sequence ATGACCCTGCCCTTGGACGAGGACCCCCGGCCGCCGTATCTCCAGGCCGCCGAAGCTCTACGGGACGCGATCCTGAACGGCGAGTTCCACCCCGGTGAGCGCCTGCCCTCGGCCAACGTGCTGGGGGAGAGGTTCGGTGTCTCCAGCTCCACTGTTCAAAACGCTCTGCGGGTCCTCAAGCAGGAAGGGCTGGTCCATTCCCAGCTCGGCCGGGGCAGCTTCGTCAGCATGTCCGCGAACGGAAGCGCCGAGCCGACCGACAGTGAGCACGACGAAGCTGAAACCGGAGAGCCGGACTGGCCGGTCGATGCCATCCGTAACGAAGACGGCCGGCCGCCGTACGTTCAGGTGGCCGACGCCCTCCACCGAGAGATCGTGGAAGGCGTCTACCCTCCCGGTTCCCAGCTGCCCCCGGCCCGCGAGATCCAAGAGCGGTTCCAAGTCGCCAACTCCACCGCCCAGAACGCCTACCGGAGACTCAAGCAGGCAGGACTTGTGTACGCGGTCAAGGGGCGCGGCGTCTTCGTACGCCAGGAACCGGAGCCGGGCAAGCACCGCAGTCCCATCACGAACTACCTGCTGAGAGAAGAGATCGACCGCGAGGCCCGCTCAGCCGCCACCGAGTTCGCCGACCTCAGCGACGAGGAGCTGCTGGAACGAGAAGCGGAGCTGGACCAGCGATGGGTCACGGTCCGTGAGGAGCACCAACGGCTCTTCAACGAGCGCCGGAAGGTCAAACGAGAGAAGAGCCGACGCGGCCTGTTCCTGCCACCCCTCCACGGCGACGACGCCGAGCCGGACATGTCGCCGAGCGAGAAGCTGGAGACCGCCCTGGCCGAATCGAAGAAGCGCCGGCAGCAGCGACCCTGA
- a CDS encoding replication initiator: MVTLDLRHVASPAVRDLLHLVNHPDFDRAQQQIERLGGCTEPVRLTGHTATVDTTTGEVFRSYTSSSEPTGSLLTACGNRRASRCPACSRLYAADTYHLIRAGLSGGKTVPDSVRTHPRVFVTLTPPSFGPVHNRLTTPGGDIRPCRCRKLHDPTDALIGTPLNPARYDYAGAVLFNAHASALWARFTTYLRREIAARLGMTQKAAHEVLRISFAKVAEYQQRGLVHFHAVIRLDGPDGNTTPPPPYATVGVLTEAVHAAAARVRVTVESDAVGERELGWGEQLDVSEITAFGTDAEFTDQAVAAYVAKYATKSADASGTLDRALFCRPCQGRGAILLPHGTPLPCTACDGTGQARPLPRLAVARHVRQMIRTCWELGRLPEFADLKLWKWAHMLGFRGHFSTKSRSYSTTLGALRDARRAWRTEQARAHSGLPESDPTTTLVVGHWDYLGSGYSPGAGLLAAHVWHRRELERQFTAEGGC, encoded by the coding sequence ATGGTCACCCTGGACCTGCGCCACGTGGCAAGCCCCGCCGTGCGGGACCTGCTCCACCTCGTCAACCACCCCGACTTCGACCGCGCACAGCAGCAGATCGAGCGCCTCGGCGGCTGCACCGAACCCGTCCGCCTGACCGGCCACACCGCCACGGTCGACACCACAACTGGTGAGGTGTTCCGCTCCTACACCTCCTCCAGCGAACCCACGGGTAGCCTGCTCACCGCATGCGGCAACCGCCGCGCCTCCCGCTGCCCGGCCTGCTCCCGCCTCTATGCCGCCGACACCTACCACCTGATCCGCGCCGGCCTCTCCGGCGGCAAGACCGTGCCCGACAGCGTCCGCACCCACCCTCGTGTCTTCGTCACCCTCACCCCGCCGTCCTTCGGCCCCGTCCACAACCGCCTCACTACCCCCGGCGGCGACATCCGTCCCTGCCGCTGCCGCAAGCTCCACGACCCCACGGACGCCCTGATAGGGACGCCGCTGAACCCCGCGAGGTACGACTACGCGGGTGCGGTCCTGTTCAACGCCCACGCCTCCGCCCTGTGGGCCCGCTTCACCACCTATCTGCGCCGCGAGATCGCTGCCCGACTCGGTATGACCCAGAAGGCCGCCCATGAGGTCCTGCGGATCTCCTTCGCCAAGGTCGCCGAGTACCAGCAGCGCGGTCTGGTCCACTTCCACGCCGTCATCCGGCTCGATGGCCCGGACGGCAACACCACGCCTCCGCCTCCGTACGCCACCGTCGGCGTACTCACCGAGGCCGTACACGCTGCCGCCGCGCGGGTCCGCGTCACGGTTGAGTCGGATGCGGTCGGGGAACGCGAACTCGGCTGGGGCGAACAGCTCGACGTATCCGAGATCACGGCTTTCGGCACCGATGCCGAATTCACCGACCAGGCGGTTGCCGCCTATGTGGCCAAGTACGCCACCAAGTCCGCCGACGCCTCCGGCACCCTCGACCGCGCCCTGTTCTGCCGCCCCTGCCAGGGACGCGGCGCCATCCTCCTGCCCCACGGGACCCCGCTCCCGTGCACCGCATGCGACGGCACCGGACAGGCCCGCCCACTGCCCCGGCTCGCCGTCGCCCGCCACGTCCGGCAGATGATCCGCACCTGCTGGGAGCTGGGCAGGCTGCCGGAGTTCGCCGACCTCAAGCTCTGGAAGTGGGCGCACATGCTCGGCTTCCGAGGCCACTTCTCCACCAAGTCCCGCAGCTACTCCACCACCCTCGGCGCGCTGCGCGACGCCCGCCGCGCCTGGCGCACCGAACAGGCCCGCGCCCACTCCGGCCTGCCCGAGTCCGACCCGACTACCACGCTTGTGGTCGGCCACTGGGACTACCTCGGCTCGGGTTACAGCCCCGGTGCCGGCCTCCTCGCCGCCCACGTCTGGCACCGCAGGGAACTGGAACGGCAGTTCACTGCCGAAGGGGGCTGCTGA
- a CDS encoding DUF2637 domain-containing protein, translating into MAEERFTRRIVTVVMAVIAALAFAFSFGNVWALALRLSVPHPIAPLIAPMVDLSVVGLLVALRFLALRGVPKRDLKAGTRLLHLCGLLTLALNTAEPLLTGRYGRACLDTVAPLLLLGWGHVGPAFLAQFHTLTHPTPHLEAVAPISDPVPDEAPAPEPPTPAPVVAASSAEELEPALALAVAPPVVVGKTARPASGPALPAALLDAASRIADAHRAEHGTPISAAHLGTRMGVALPVATAALAQL; encoded by the coding sequence ATGGCGGAGGAACGGTTCACCCGGCGCATCGTGACCGTGGTCATGGCGGTCATCGCGGCCCTGGCCTTCGCCTTCTCCTTCGGCAACGTCTGGGCGCTCGCCCTGCGGCTCAGCGTCCCCCACCCGATCGCGCCACTGATCGCCCCCATGGTCGACCTGTCCGTCGTCGGACTCCTGGTCGCCTTGCGGTTCCTCGCCCTGCGCGGCGTCCCCAAGCGCGACCTGAAGGCCGGCACCCGGTTGCTGCACCTGTGCGGCCTGCTCACCCTCGCGCTGAACACCGCCGAACCGCTGCTGACCGGACGCTACGGAAGGGCCTGCCTGGACACCGTCGCCCCGCTCCTGCTCCTCGGCTGGGGCCACGTCGGACCCGCCTTCCTCGCCCAGTTCCACACCCTCACCCACCCCACCCCGCACCTGGAGGCCGTCGCTCCCATTTCTGACCCGGTGCCCGACGAAGCACCCGCACCCGAGCCCCCGACGCCCGCCCCGGTCGTCGCCGCCTCCTCGGCCGAGGAACTGGAGCCCGCTCTGGCTCTGGCCGTCGCTCCGCCCGTCGTCGTCGGCAAGACGGCCCGGCCCGCCTCCGGCCCGGCCCTTCCGGCCGCTCTGCTGGACGCGGCTAGCCGCATCGCGGACGCCCACCGCGCCGAGCACGGAACACCGATCAGCGCCGCCCACCTGGGCACGCGCATGGGCGTCGCCCTGCCGGTGGCGACCGCCGCACTCGCTCAGCTCTGA
- a CDS encoding DUF2247 family protein — MAKFKIPGSFVVDRVDLTTREVAYGKHWGWLDDSAIVQIYMRKMQAGRPLLDVEERWALALSEEIRSGDLPDLSSEDLGDSRELSAVWIYLSLAWLHQSGLSEQQLFNVIEELYSDFEYPEEMEGFVKYMPPPPGGKGGISGMAERLEAFLRYSEDLYRQR; from the coding sequence ATGGCTAAGTTCAAGATCCCCGGTAGCTTTGTTGTGGATCGAGTGGATCTGACGACCAGGGAAGTCGCTTACGGGAAGCATTGGGGGTGGTTGGATGATTCTGCCATCGTGCAGATCTACATGCGCAAAATGCAGGCCGGCCGCCCGCTGCTTGACGTGGAGGAAAGGTGGGCGCTCGCGCTCTCGGAGGAGATCCGGTCCGGGGATCTTCCGGACCTTTCGTCTGAGGACTTGGGTGACTCCCGCGAGCTGTCCGCCGTGTGGATCTATCTATCGCTGGCCTGGCTCCATCAAAGTGGCCTGAGCGAGCAGCAATTGTTCAACGTTATCGAGGAGTTGTATTCGGACTTTGAGTATCCTGAGGAGATGGAGGGCTTCGTGAAATATATGCCTCCCCCTCCTGGGGGTAAGGGGGGAATTTCCGGAATGGCCGAAAGGCTAGAAGCGTTCCTGAGGTACTCGGAAGATCTGTATCGGCAACGGTGA
- a CDS encoding transcriptional regulator, translating to MSRWEIGTRSPREWLPFLAQVLEVPREMLEMAKAVQRVESAPRVRSVADFLPEGDPLAPLRARTGRRIGAGQVADLAQRVHGLRLADDVVYGKDLIGPALRELQAAVKLYREGTHTEEVGRELLRAIGELAQIAGWVASDAGEHAEAERIYRLGMSAAQAAEDGVLSGNVAGSLAYQWSNTGRTADAVGLARAALEDAGPDAPAKARALYLDRVAWAHTRAGQDRPAMTALGEAAEALSEDSAGTESPSYLYWMDAGELQVMEARVYTELRRPLRAVPLLTDVLGRYDASHARELALYLSWLAVAYADANEPEAAAGTAGRMLALGQSGSERTAERTRIVLDRLRAYRDVPEVAELLAS from the coding sequence GTGTCCCGTTGGGAGATCGGGACGCGGTCTCCGCGGGAGTGGCTGCCCTTCCTCGCGCAGGTGCTGGAGGTGCCGCGCGAGATGCTGGAGATGGCGAAAGCCGTTCAGCGGGTCGAGTCCGCGCCGCGTGTCCGGTCCGTCGCCGACTTCCTGCCCGAGGGCGACCCATTGGCCCCACTGCGTGCTCGTACGGGCCGCCGGATCGGGGCCGGACAGGTGGCCGACCTGGCCCAGCGGGTCCACGGCCTGCGGCTGGCTGACGATGTGGTCTACGGCAAAGACCTGATCGGGCCCGCCCTGCGCGAGCTGCAAGCGGCGGTGAAGCTCTACCGCGAGGGCACACACACCGAAGAAGTGGGGCGCGAACTTCTACGGGCCATCGGAGAGTTGGCGCAGATCGCCGGGTGGGTGGCCTCCGATGCAGGGGAGCATGCCGAGGCGGAGCGCATCTACCGGCTCGGCATGAGCGCCGCACAGGCCGCCGAGGACGGCGTGCTGTCCGGGAACGTGGCGGGCTCGCTGGCCTACCAGTGGAGCAACACCGGCCGGACAGCGGACGCAGTGGGACTGGCCCGCGCCGCGCTGGAGGACGCGGGTCCGGACGCCCCGGCGAAGGCTCGCGCGCTGTACCTGGACCGTGTCGCCTGGGCGCATACCCGTGCCGGGCAGGACCGCCCGGCGATGACCGCCCTCGGGGAAGCAGCCGAGGCTCTGTCCGAGGACTCGGCCGGCACCGAATCTCCGTCGTACCTGTACTGGATGGACGCCGGGGAATTGCAGGTCATGGAGGCCCGCGTCTACACCGAACTGCGGCGCCCGCTGCGGGCCGTGCCGCTGCTGACGGACGTGCTGGGACGATACGACGCCAGCCACGCCCGGGAGTTGGCGCTGTACCTTTCCTGGCTGGCGGTGGCCTACGCCGACGCCAACGAGCCCGAGGCCGCAGCGGGAACAGCGGGTCGGATGCTCGCCCTCGGGCAAAGCGGCAGCGAACGCACGGCGGAACGCACGAGGATCGTACTCGATCGACTGCGGGCCTATCGCGACGTGCCCGAAGTCGCCGAACTGCTGGCGTCCTGA
- a CDS encoding tyrosine-type recombinase/integrase: MATPRDTPASRRCRANGDGTVYQRKDGRWEAAGYVLAPGNTRRRVRVYGTTRKDALAKLTEKIANSNRGVPAPSAQGSLGAYLTYWLEAVAVHHLRENTHTRYTACVNNYLIPGLGKKKLAKLTAKDVRTWINQLRTTCQCCARGTDAHRVQTRCCAAGTCCSKRLSPLTLTYIHSVLKSALEHAVREEEIPRNVARNVRTGTPRPRRFEPLTADEARQFLAATNEHRLHTLFELALHTGLRKGELLGLCWEDLNLDTGTAAIRRTLQRTSTAGLTALPTKTRASERRIALPARCLQSLKRHHEQQQHERDTAGTEWQHDGYVFTTPQGRAIDPTNLTRAFTTLLCKAGLRRIRFHDLRHSTATLLLEQGVELVVIKELLGHAHIGVTATVYAHVRLRLQRDAIDTLSTALDGPGDDESTRDDGDDPPLCGATVR; encoded by the coding sequence ATGGCCACACCCCGCGACACCCCCGCCTCCCGCCGCTGCCGCGCCAACGGCGACGGAACGGTCTATCAGCGCAAGGACGGACGCTGGGAAGCAGCCGGGTACGTCCTGGCTCCTGGCAACACCCGCCGCCGCGTCCGCGTCTACGGCACCACCCGCAAAGACGCGCTGGCCAAGCTCACCGAGAAGATCGCCAACAGCAATCGCGGCGTCCCCGCGCCCTCCGCGCAGGGCAGCCTCGGCGCATACCTGACGTACTGGCTGGAGGCCGTTGCCGTCCATCACCTCCGCGAGAACACCCACACCCGCTACACCGCCTGCGTGAACAACTACCTCATCCCCGGCCTGGGCAAGAAGAAGCTCGCCAAGCTCACCGCCAAGGACGTCCGCACCTGGATCAACCAGCTCCGCACCACCTGCCAGTGCTGCGCCCGCGGCACCGATGCCCACCGCGTTCAGACCCGTTGCTGCGCCGCCGGAACATGCTGCTCCAAACGACTCTCCCCACTGACGCTGACGTACATCCACTCCGTCCTCAAGTCCGCCCTGGAGCACGCCGTCCGCGAGGAAGAGATCCCACGCAACGTCGCCCGCAACGTCCGCACCGGCACACCCCGGCCCCGTCGCTTCGAACCCCTCACCGCCGACGAAGCCCGCCAATTCCTCGCCGCCACGAACGAACACCGGCTGCATACCCTGTTCGAACTCGCTCTCCACACCGGACTCCGCAAGGGCGAACTCCTCGGCCTCTGCTGGGAAGACCTCAACCTCGACACAGGCACCGCTGCCATCCGCCGAACATTGCAGCGCACCAGCACGGCCGGCCTCACCGCTTTGCCCACAAAGACTCGGGCCTCGGAGCGCCGCATCGCCCTCCCCGCCCGCTGCCTCCAGTCGCTGAAGCGCCACCACGAACAGCAGCAGCACGAGCGTGACACGGCAGGCACCGAGTGGCAGCACGACGGATACGTCTTCACCACCCCGCAGGGAAGAGCGATCGACCCGACCAACCTCACCCGCGCCTTTACCACACTCCTCTGCAAGGCCGGCCTCCGCCGCATCCGCTTCCACGACCTCCGGCACTCGACCGCCACCCTTCTCCTGGAACAGGGCGTCGAACTCGTCGTCATCAAGGAACTCCTCGGCCACGCCCACATCGGCGTCACCGCGACCGTCTACGCCCACGTCCGACTCCGCCTCCAGCGCGACGCCATCGACACCCTCAGCACCGCCCTTGACGGCCCTGGCGACGACGAGTCGACCCGCGACGACGGCGACGACCCGCCGCTGTGCGGAGCCACCGTCCGCTGA
- a CDS encoding cell division protein FtsK, with translation MNVEAVTEYASYALLVVVVLVSVWLLVGVVHYVRADRGTRTSMRQALRVRWGWVRLARMAGLTVTDKTPSLLAQITAHKDGPTPAPRVLTPRIKVAPDQFGVIVRARTLPQVGLEEYQKSARFLADAWRCTRVSVLPDGPGKVVIRGVRSDPLTTPTTHRPTGRPPTDLTRWELGVDEYAAQVCVSLANVPGVTVAGVPGAGKTSGVNKFVCDFAPSAAVQIATADGKVSRASEGDYADLVKRMFAFCGDDLDEANALFKRLVELRKRRSSTIRDVLGAKNMWHVGPSPEWPLTVLIIDEAHTFFREYKGSDAETKRLAALTAENARLVEDLVKKGRSVGILVILISQKTTGDAIPTFIRDVCPIGLTFAQKTVEAAVAALGDDIRNWPDASPVTLQDPAYVGVAVMAMQGRPGYTRIRTPYVSDADAARVAEDTSHLTADPDLCLDALLRSTGRTTAAPRAPLTK, from the coding sequence ATGAACGTGGAAGCCGTGACGGAATACGCGTCGTACGCGCTGCTGGTCGTGGTCGTGCTGGTCAGCGTGTGGCTGCTGGTGGGCGTTGTGCACTACGTGCGGGCCGACCGGGGCACACGGACCAGCATGCGGCAGGCCCTCCGGGTCCGCTGGGGCTGGGTACGGCTCGCGCGGATGGCCGGGCTGACGGTCACCGACAAGACCCCGAGCCTGCTCGCCCAGATCACCGCGCACAAGGACGGCCCCACCCCCGCGCCTCGGGTGCTGACTCCCCGAATCAAGGTGGCGCCGGACCAGTTCGGCGTGATCGTACGAGCCCGGACGCTGCCGCAGGTCGGGCTGGAGGAGTACCAGAAGTCGGCACGGTTCCTGGCGGACGCCTGGCGGTGCACGCGGGTCTCCGTCCTGCCGGACGGCCCCGGCAAGGTGGTGATCCGGGGCGTGCGCTCCGACCCACTGACCACGCCGACCACGCACCGGCCCACCGGCCGCCCGCCCACGGACCTGACGCGCTGGGAACTGGGCGTGGACGAGTACGCCGCGCAGGTGTGCGTGTCCCTGGCCAACGTGCCCGGGGTGACCGTGGCCGGCGTCCCCGGTGCGGGCAAGACCTCGGGGGTCAACAAGTTCGTCTGTGACTTCGCGCCGTCGGCGGCCGTGCAGATCGCGACTGCGGACGGCAAGGTATCGCGGGCATCGGAGGGCGATTACGCCGACCTGGTCAAGCGGATGTTCGCGTTCTGCGGTGACGACCTCGATGAAGCCAACGCGCTGTTCAAACGCCTGGTGGAGCTGCGCAAGCGGCGTTCTTCGACCATCCGTGACGTGCTGGGTGCGAAGAACATGTGGCATGTCGGCCCCTCGCCGGAGTGGCCGCTCACGGTCCTGATCATCGATGAGGCGCACACGTTCTTCCGCGAGTACAAGGGCAGCGACGCTGAGACGAAACGTTTGGCCGCGCTGACGGCGGAGAACGCCCGCCTGGTGGAGGACCTGGTCAAGAAGGGCCGCAGCGTCGGCATCCTGGTGATCCTGATCAGCCAGAAGACCACCGGCGACGCCATCCCCACCTTCATCCGCGACGTGTGCCCCATCGGGCTGACCTTCGCGCAGAAAACCGTGGAAGCCGCGGTGGCCGCACTCGGCGACGACATCCGCAACTGGCCCGACGCCAGCCCGGTGACCTTGCAGGACCCCGCCTACGTCGGCGTCGCGGTGATGGCCATGCAGGGCCGCCCCGGCTACACCCGCATCCGCACCCCCTACGTCTCGGACGCCGACGCGGCCCGCGTCGCCGAGGACACCTCGCACCTGACCGCCGACCCGGACCTGTGCCTGGACGCTCTCCTCCGCTCGACCGGCCGGACCACGGCAGCACCCCGGGCCCCGCTTACCAAGTAG